The window TAATGACGGAAATCGTCATCTGCGCAGGATGGTGAGCTAAGGGGGCCGCGGTATTCAGTCCTTATCGGTCCGGCTGTTTCGGCTCGCGGAACATGAAGTACATCACGAGCACGACGGTCGACCAGAAGACGACTTGCTTGTGCCAGAAGAGCACTTCGCCGTAGTGAAAGAATCCCAGCCCGATCACGATGGCGCCGATCATGACGCTGTAGCGCCAGGTCGGGTGCTCGATCACCGCGTTGGCCCAGACGGCCACGCCGCCGAAGTAGATGAGCAGCGGCACGGCGTTGATTTCAAATCCGCCGCTGATCGACAAGAACACGTTCAAAAAGCCGATGAACATCAGCGCGGTGCCGGTCATCATGCCGGCCACGCTCAACTGCTTGTCGTTTCCCGACTCGTCATCGGCGGACGGCGGCGGGGGGCTGTGCGACGGATCTTTTGAGGGCAAATCTGTGGGGGCCATAGTTACACTTTAAAATGTTTGCTGAGCGTGAGGGCCTGCCGCTGATAGGACGACCCTAACGTGGTGCCGTAGAGCTGTGAGGGTACGTCGAGCATGCGGTCATATACAACCTTAAAAAATGTCTGGCCGTCGTGGATCAGGAAGGGGACGTCATGCGGGCGGACTTCCAGGACGACCTGGGTGCCTTTGATTTCCCCGTCGGCGCCGTAGCCGAATCCGGGGTCGAAGAATCCCGCATAGTGGGTGCGCAGTTCTCCGCAGGCCGCTTCGTAGGCGACCATCTCGGCGGCATAGCCCGCCGGAACGCGGATCCGCTCTTTCGAGGCCAGAATGTAAAACTCTTCCGGTTCCAGGAGTAAACTGTTGTGCCGGTGCCGGTGGAGCGGCTCCCAGAAGTCGGCGGCGGCGTAATGGCCGACTTTGGCCAGGTCGATCACGTGGCTGTTTTTCTTGGCGCGATAGCCGATGATAGTGGAATCGGCGCGGTCTTCCCCTTTGAGATCGATCCTCAGGAACAGCCCGCGCTCGGCGCGGAATTCACGGGCCCCCAATGGTTTTCTGGGGGCGCTGTTGTGGTAGAGCAGCGGGGATTTGCCGTGCAGCGTTTTCAGCGACGCATCGGAGACCGTGGCCTCGCCCCGGACAAAGCGGATCTGATTCAGCGATTGGCCGGTGCGCACCTTGATCGCGAACGAGCGCGGGACGATTTCGAGAAAGAGCGGACCCTGGTAGCCGGCGCGGATTTCGTCGAAGCCGGTGTTCAAGTCGGTGACGATGCGGGTGAAGACGTCCAGCCGGCCGGTGGTGCTTTTCGGATTGGCCCTGGCCCGCAAGGTCTTGGGGAGCGCAAGGGTTTCGAGCAGCGGCACCAGATACACGTGGCCCTTCTCCAGAATTGCGCCCTCGGTCAGATCCATCTCGTACATCACGAGATCGGATTGATAGAAGTCGAGCACATTGAGCCGTGAGGAGATGGTAGAGAGTTCCGGGAGAAAGCTGCTGATGAGCCGGTAGGCTTTGCGCCCCAGGCGCAAGTCGAGGCTGGCCGGCTGGATTTGCCGCTCCTCGACGGCCGGAGAGGCGGTGATGGCCCGGTTGGCGATCAGTTGCTTGATGTCTTGGTAGGGGAGAATGCCCTGGGTTGCGCGTCTGCTCACCGGATGCTCACGCCTCCTCATGACCGTTCGCGC is drawn from Nitrospira sp. and contains these coding sequences:
- a CDS encoding 2'-deoxycytidine 5'-triphosphate deaminase: MSRRATQGILPYQDIKQLIANRAITASPAVEERQIQPASLDLRLGRKAYRLISSFLPELSTISSRLNVLDFYQSDLVMYEMDLTEGAILEKGHVYLVPLLETLALPKTLRARANPKSTTGRLDVFTRIVTDLNTGFDEIRAGYQGPLFLEIVPRSFAIKVRTGQSLNQIRFVRGEATVSDASLKTLHGKSPLLYHNSAPRKPLGAREFRAERGLFLRIDLKGEDRADSTIIGYRAKKNSHVIDLAKVGHYAAADFWEPLHRHRHNSLLLEPEEFYILASKERIRVPAGYAAEMVAYEAACGELRTHYAGFFDPGFGYGADGEIKGTQVVLEVRPHDVPFLIHDGQTFFKVVYDRMLDVPSQLYGTTLGSSYQRQALTLSKHFKV